One Embleya scabrispora DNA segment encodes these proteins:
- a CDS encoding FtsX-like permease family protein produces the protein MIGLGGALGRVVRSGVSRRRVQTVVIALATMMAVASAVVAGSLVVAANAPFDHAFAHQHGAHLSAQFDPGRVGAADLAATGHLTGVTVSAGPYPTATMHPTDGRGGHFPALTVAGRAGPHAAVDDLDLTSGRWAEKPGEIVLSTEFAGPDMALGSTLTGSDAPGAPILTVVGVARSVSRTAGAWVTPDQVAALASTNEPAGSQMLYRFAAAGTDGKVAERRAEIESAVPAGAFLGARSHLDTKRAADGNAAPTIPFLTAFGVLGIAMSVIIVGSVVSGAVGTGLRRIGILKAIGFTPREVVRAYVAQALVPAAVGIGLGVVLGNLMALPLLADTEQLYDDTSLSVAWWVDVLVAVGALVVVGVAALVPALRAGRLRTIEAIAVGRAPRTGRGRWAYRVTGRLPLPRALTYGLASPFAHPVRSLAMVLAVVFGTVAATFAVGLTASLNAVGDAQDPENRAAVTVIAGGAGGPGGAPAGGAGPGVNAGPAGGNAPAGGAGPGGGNASAGGGPSPADSARIRDAVVAAPGTATSYGMASVDVTVTGIPGAVRAALYQGDSRPGGYPMIAGHWLDGPGQVVVPTRFLARTGTRIGDTIRVTHQGDAQGLRIVGEAFDTSDDGTRIHADMASFASARPDVYLIGLKPGVSRDRYATDLARVVEPLGGAVLGRDASSGRDGLILVLDAMAALLTLMLVAVAGLGVLNSVVLDTRERVHDLGVCKALGMTPRQTVGLVLASVVGIGVAGGLIGVPVGYALHGYVVPRMGHAAGTNLPPSVLDVYDLPELTLLGLAGVAIAALGALLPATWAARTRTATALRTE, from the coding sequence ATGATCGGGCTCGGCGGCGCGCTCGGCCGGGTGGTCCGCTCCGGGGTGTCCAGGCGGCGGGTGCAGACCGTGGTGATCGCGTTGGCCACGATGATGGCCGTGGCCTCGGCGGTGGTCGCCGGCTCGCTCGTGGTCGCCGCGAACGCGCCCTTCGACCACGCCTTCGCCCACCAGCACGGGGCGCACCTGAGCGCCCAGTTCGACCCGGGCAGGGTGGGCGCGGCGGACCTGGCGGCCACCGGGCACCTGACCGGCGTCACCGTGAGCGCGGGACCGTACCCGACCGCGACGATGCATCCCACCGACGGGCGCGGCGGGCACTTCCCGGCGCTCACCGTCGCCGGTCGCGCCGGCCCGCACGCGGCCGTCGACGACCTCGACCTCACCTCGGGCCGCTGGGCGGAGAAACCGGGCGAGATCGTACTGTCCACCGAGTTCGCCGGCCCCGACATGGCCCTCGGCTCCACCCTGACCGGCTCCGACGCCCCCGGCGCGCCGATCCTGACCGTGGTCGGCGTCGCCCGATCGGTGAGCCGCACGGCCGGTGCCTGGGTCACTCCGGACCAGGTCGCCGCGCTCGCGTCCACGAACGAGCCGGCCGGGTCGCAGATGCTCTATCGCTTCGCCGCCGCCGGGACGGACGGCAAGGTCGCCGAGCGCCGGGCCGAGATCGAGTCGGCGGTGCCGGCGGGGGCGTTCCTGGGCGCCCGATCCCACCTGGACACCAAGCGCGCGGCCGACGGCAACGCCGCGCCGACCATCCCGTTCCTGACCGCGTTCGGCGTGCTCGGCATCGCCATGTCGGTGATCATCGTCGGCAGCGTGGTCAGCGGCGCGGTCGGCACCGGGTTGCGCCGGATCGGCATCCTCAAGGCGATCGGCTTCACCCCGCGCGAGGTGGTGCGCGCCTATGTGGCCCAGGCGTTGGTGCCGGCCGCCGTCGGCATCGGGCTCGGCGTGGTGCTCGGGAACCTGATGGCGCTGCCGCTCCTGGCGGACACCGAACAGCTCTACGACGACACCTCGTTGTCCGTGGCCTGGTGGGTGGACGTGCTGGTCGCGGTCGGCGCGCTCGTCGTGGTCGGGGTCGCCGCGCTGGTGCCGGCGCTGCGGGCGGGTCGGCTGCGTACGATCGAGGCGATCGCGGTCGGCCGGGCGCCGCGTACGGGGCGGGGACGGTGGGCGTACCGGGTGACCGGGCGGCTGCCGCTGCCCCGGGCGCTGACGTACGGTCTCGCGAGCCCGTTCGCGCACCCCGTGCGGAGCCTCGCGATGGTGCTCGCGGTGGTGTTCGGCACCGTCGCGGCGACGTTCGCGGTGGGCCTGACCGCGTCGCTGAACGCGGTCGGGGACGCGCAGGACCCGGAGAACCGGGCGGCGGTCACGGTGATCGCCGGCGGCGCGGGCGGACCGGGCGGGGCGCCGGCGGGCGGTGCGGGCCCGGGGGTGAACGCGGGCCCGGCGGGCGGCAACGCCCCCGCCGGCGGCGCGGGGCCGGGCGGCGGCAACGCCTCTGCCGGGGGTGGTCCTTCCCCCGCCGACTCGGCGCGGATCCGGGACGCGGTGGTGGCCGCGCCCGGCACCGCCACGAGCTACGGCATGGCATCCGTCGACGTCACCGTCACCGGCATCCCCGGCGCGGTCCGGGCCGCGCTGTACCAGGGCGACTCGCGGCCCGGCGGCTACCCGATGATCGCCGGGCACTGGCTCGACGGCCCGGGGCAGGTCGTGGTGCCCACCCGGTTCCTGGCCCGCACCGGCACCCGGATCGGCGACACGATCCGGGTCACCCACCAGGGCGACGCCCAGGGCCTGCGGATCGTCGGCGAGGCCTTCGACACCTCGGACGACGGCACCCGGATCCACGCCGACATGGCCTCCTTCGCCTCGGCCCGCCCCGACGTGTACCTGATCGGCCTCAAGCCCGGCGTGTCCCGCGACCGCTACGCCACCGATCTCGCCCGGGTGGTGGAGCCGTTGGGCGGCGCGGTGCTCGGCCGCGACGCGTCCTCGGGCCGGGACGGCCTGATCCTGGTCCTGGACGCGATGGCCGCGCTGCTCACCTTGATGCTGGTCGCCGTTGCGGGGCTGGGTGTGCTCAACTCGGTCGTGCTCGACACCCGGGAGCGGGTGCACGACCTCGGCGTCTGCAAGGCGCTCGGGATGACCCCGCGGCAGACGGTGGGCCTCGTGCTCGCCTCGGTGGTCGGAATCGGTGTGGCCGGCGGCCTGATCGGAGTCCCGGTCGGCTACGCGCTGCACGGCTACGTGGTGCCGAGGATGGGCCACGCCGCCGGCACGAACCTGCCGCCGAGCGTGCTCGACGTGTACGACCTTCCCGAGTTGACCCTCCTGGGCCTGGCGGGCGTCGCCATCGCGGCCCTCGGCGCCCTCCTCCCGGCGACCTGGGCGGCCCGAACCCGCACGGCCACGGCGCTGCGCACCGAGTAG
- a CDS encoding ABC transporter ATP-binding protein: MTPVIELAGVAKRYDAGGAPALGPLDLGVARGEALAVTGPSGSGKSTLLNLIAGLDRPSQGTVTVAGQRIDGLSEHALARFRREHIGMVFQFFNLLDDLTVSDNIRLPAQLTGTGRRKTAARADELMEVLGIAKHARAYPGRLSGGERQRVAVARALVNRPALLLADEPTGALDSASGADVRELLTELHRDGQTIVLVTHDPALARACASRAIHLVDGHLALDPHAEAIR; the protein is encoded by the coding sequence ATGACCCCTGTGATCGAACTCGCGGGTGTGGCCAAGCGCTACGACGCCGGCGGAGCGCCCGCGCTCGGCCCGCTCGACCTCGGCGTGGCCCGCGGCGAGGCGCTGGCGGTGACCGGTCCCTCCGGCAGCGGCAAGTCCACGCTGCTCAACCTGATCGCCGGCCTCGACCGACCGAGCCAGGGCACGGTGACCGTGGCCGGGCAGCGCATCGACGGGCTGAGCGAGCACGCGCTGGCCCGCTTCCGCCGCGAACACATCGGCATGGTCTTCCAGTTCTTCAACCTCCTCGACGACCTCACGGTGAGCGACAACATCCGGCTTCCGGCGCAGTTGACCGGAACCGGCCGACGCAAGACGGCGGCGCGGGCCGACGAGCTGATGGAGGTGCTGGGCATCGCGAAGCACGCCCGCGCCTACCCGGGGCGACTGTCCGGCGGGGAGCGCCAGCGGGTCGCGGTGGCGAGGGCGCTGGTCAACCGGCCCGCACTGCTGCTGGCCGACGAGCCGACCGGGGCGCTGGACAGCGCCTCCGGCGCGGACGTGCGGGAGTTGCTGACCGAGTTGCACCGCGACGGGCAGACCATCGTGCTCGTCACGCACGATCCGGCGCTGGCCCGGGCGTGTGCGAGCCGGGCGATCCACCTCGTCGACGGGCACCTGGCGCTCGACCCGCACGCGGAGGCGATCCGATGA